ATCCCGGACTTCAGTCAGGAGCCATGATTATGCAATATGCTGCCGCTTCTCTCGTTTCGGAAAATAAGACCTTGGCACATCCGGCGAGTGTGGATTCAATTCCGTCCTCAGCGAATCAAGAGGATCACGTTAGCATGGGGACGATTGCTGCTCGGCACTGTTACAGCATTTTAGAAAATACTCGGAGAGTGCTGGCGATCGAGCTCATCTGTGCTTTGCAGGCAACCGAATATAAGGGAGCGAGTCAAATGGCACCTGCTACCCAAAAACTATGGCGCGAGGCACGGAAGGTGGTCCCTTCGATCACCGAGGACCGCATTTTTTCTAAGGATATAGAGGGTTTGACGGAGTGGTTAAAGGGTTTTGATTTTGAGTGGAAAAATTCTAAGGTGGAGGCGAGTGCAATATGAGTCGTTCGGTTCGTGTGAAGACGGGTTTGGAGTTGGAGTGTAAGGGTTGGGAGCAGGAGGCTGTTCTTCGGATGCTTTATAACAATTTGGATCCGGAGGTGGCGGAGAAGCCGGAGGAGCTTGTGGTGTATGGTGGGATTGGAAAGGCGGCTCGAAATTGGGAGGCGTTTGATGCGATTGTAAATACGCTGAGGCGTTTAGAGTCTGATGAGACGATGTTGGTTCAATCAGGAAAGCCGGTTGGTGTGTTTAAAACTCATGCGGCTGCACCTCGTGTGTTGTTATCGAATTCGGTGTTGGTACCGAAGTGGGCGAATTGGGACCATTTCCATGAACTTGATAAAAAAGGGTTAATGATGTATGGGCAAATGACGGCGGGAAGCTGGATTTATATTGGGACTCAAGGAATTTTACAGGGAACCTATGAGACGTTTGCTGCGTTAGCGAAAGAGCATTTCAGTGGGTCACTACGTGGAACGTTGACGTTAACAGCTGGGCTTGGGGGTATGGGTGGTGCTCAGCCGCTTGCTGTGACCATGAATGATGGGGTTGTTATTGCGGTGGAAGCAGATCCAGATCGGATTAAAAAACGGATGGATACGAGATATTTGGATCGATCAACGGCATCCATTGATGAAGCATTGGATTGGGCGATGGAGGCTAAGGCAAATGGCCGACCATTATCGATTGGTCTATTAGGCAATGCGGCTGAAATCCATCATGAATTGTTGAGACGTGGTGCCGAAATTGACATTGTAACAGATCAGACATCAGCTCATGACCCCTTGAATGGCTATATTCCTGAGGGGTATGGACTGGAGGACGCACAAATGCTGCGTGAAAATGATTCCCGAAAGTATGTGGAATTATCCTCTCGTTCGATGGCGAAACATGTGGAGGCTATGCTGGAATTCCGTGACCGAGGGTCCATTGTATTTGATTATGGAAACAACATTCGTCAGGTTGCTTTTGATGAAGGGGTTAAAAATGCCTTTGATTTCCCTGGTTTTGTACCTGCATATATTCGTCCTCTCTTTTGCGAAGGAAAAGGTCCGTTTCGGTGGGTGGCGTTATCTGGTGACCCTGAAGACATCTATCGTACAGATCAGTTAATTAAGGAACTTTTCCCAGAGAATGAGCCGCTTCTACGCTGGATTGATATGGCCCAGAAGAAGGTCAAATTCCAGGGCCTCCCTTCCCGTATTTGCTGGCTTGGCTATGGGGAACGTGTAAAGATGGGGCTGGCAATCAATGAACTCGTTCGAAAAGGGGAGTTAAAAGCGCCAATTGTGATTGGTCGCGACCATCTCGATTGTGGATCAGTGGCTTCACCAAATCGTGAAACAGAAGGAATGAAGGATGGTA
This Bacillaceae bacterium S4-13-56 DNA region includes the following protein-coding sequences:
- the hutU gene encoding urocanate hydratase, translated to MSRSVRVKTGLELECKGWEQEAVLRMLYNNLDPEVAEKPEELVVYGGIGKAARNWEAFDAIVNTLRRLESDETMLVQSGKPVGVFKTHAAAPRVLLSNSVLVPKWANWDHFHELDKKGLMMYGQMTAGSWIYIGTQGILQGTYETFAALAKEHFSGSLRGTLTLTAGLGGMGGAQPLAVTMNDGVVIAVEADPDRIKKRMDTRYLDRSTASIDEALDWAMEAKANGRPLSIGLLGNAAEIHHELLRRGAEIDIVTDQTSAHDPLNGYIPEGYGLEDAQMLRENDSRKYVELSSRSMAKHVEAMLEFRDRGSIVFDYGNNIRQVAFDEGVKNAFDFPGFVPAYIRPLFCEGKGPFRWVALSGDPEDIYRTDQLIKELFPENEPLLRWIDMAQKKVKFQGLPSRICWLGYGERVKMGLAINELVRKGELKAPIVIGRDHLDCGSVASPNRETEGMKDGSDAVGDWAVLNALINTAAGGSWISFHHGGGVGMGYSLHAGMVVVADGTDLAKERLGRVLTTDPGMGIVRHADAGYEKAVEMAEIHDIDIPMLRKGEQ